The following proteins are encoded in a genomic region of Pirellulales bacterium:
- a CDS encoding ABC transporter permease — protein MVLETEPLPFGQWLPEALNTWLQVVGLLALAALLLAFFIAAVRNGPVRALEITLSGLGAALGDLLRISPRRVIALARLSIKEAIHRRVLVAFGVFILVLLFAGWFLDTASDEPARLYLSFVLTTTSYLALLLGLFVSVFSLPSDIQNRTIYTVVTKPVRPSELVLGRMLGFGAVGTAMLAVTGVVSYFFVVRGLDHTHTIVASRMTPISAEEDGGFRGQTELASNHRHQVFVDANGVGRTDTEQGHYHGVRQEGDQFVVTPPIGMLVARVPIYGKLAFRDRTGSPIAKGVNVGEEWTYRSYIEGGTLATAVWGFDNLSADQLAGGLPIEMTIRVFRTHKGDIEKGILGSLVLRNPQTGKASAARNFIAKEFTTDVHHIPARLSDADGNPLDLYRDLVADGRLQVELQCLQPGQYFGMAQPDVYIRASDASFTQNFIKGYLGMWLQMMLVTAAGVMFSTFLNGAVAMLATLAGVIAGFFIPFLQQISTGTFLGGGPVEALYRIVSRMNVTVPLEPGPGTTFINMCDQAFRFALGKVLAIVPDFAGLSNVDYVAYGFDIPADLLWTHVVKGIAYLVPIFIAGFLFFRTREVAR, from the coding sequence GCGCTGGCGGCGCTGCTTTTGGCGTTCTTTATCGCCGCGGTGCGCAATGGGCCAGTCCGGGCGCTGGAAATCACGCTTTCGGGTCTCGGCGCCGCGCTCGGCGACCTGTTGCGCATTTCGCCCCGCCGGGTAATCGCTCTCGCGCGCTTATCGATTAAAGAAGCCATCCATCGCCGCGTGCTGGTGGCGTTTGGTGTCTTTATTTTGGTGCTGTTGTTCGCCGGCTGGTTTCTCGACACCGCCAGCGACGAGCCTGCCCGGCTCTATCTGAGCTTTGTGCTCACCACCACCAGCTATCTGGCGCTGCTTTTGGGGCTGTTCGTCAGCGTGTTCAGCCTGCCGTCCGACATTCAAAATCGCACGATCTACACCGTGGTCACCAAGCCGGTGCGCCCCAGCGAACTGGTGCTTGGCCGCATGCTCGGGTTCGGGGCAGTGGGCACCGCGATGCTCGCGGTCACCGGCGTGGTGAGCTACTTCTTCGTGGTCCGCGGACTCGATCACACGCATACAATCGTGGCCAGCCGGATGACCCCCATTTCAGCCGAGGAAGACGGCGGTTTTCGCGGCCAAACCGAACTCGCCAGCAATCATCGCCATCAAGTGTTTGTCGACGCCAACGGCGTTGGCCGGACCGACACGGAACAGGGACATTACCACGGCGTGCGGCAGGAGGGAGACCAATTTGTGGTCACCCCCCCGATCGGCATGCTGGTCGCGCGAGTGCCCATCTACGGCAAGCTCGCCTTCCGCGATCGCACCGGCAGTCCGATCGCTAAGGGAGTGAACGTCGGCGAGGAATGGACCTACCGCAGCTACATCGAGGGAGGCACGCTGGCCACGGCCGTCTGGGGTTTTGATAATCTCTCCGCCGATCAACTGGCCGGCGGCTTGCCGATCGAAATGACCATTCGCGTCTTCCGCACCCACAAGGGAGACATCGAGAAGGGCATTCTCGGCTCGCTCGTGTTGCGCAATCCGCAGACGGGCAAAGCGAGCGCCGCCCGCAATTTCATCGCCAAGGAATTCACCACCGACGTCCACCATATTCCGGCCCGCCTCTCCGACGCCGACGGCAACCCGCTCGATTTGTATCGCGATCTGGTCGCTGACGGCCGCTTGCAGGTCGAACTGCAATGCCTGCAGCCCGGCCAATACTTCGGCATGGCGCAGCCCGATGTTTACATCCGCGCCAGCGACGCCTCGTTCACGCAGAATTTCATCAAAGGCTATCTCGGCATGTGGCTGCAGATGATGCTGGTCACCGCCGCCGGCGTGATGTTCAGCACCTTCCTCAACGGCGCCGTGGCGATGCTCGCCACCTTGGCCGGGGTGATCGCCGGCTTCTTTATTCCCTTTTTGCAGCAGATTTCCACGGGCACATTCCTGGGCGGCGGGCCGGTCGAGGCGCTGTATCGCATCGTCTCGCGCATGAACGTCACGGTGCCGCTGGAGCCGGGACCCGGCACGACATTCATCAACATGTGCGACCAGGCGTTCCGCTTCGCGCTGGGCAAGGTGCTGGCCATCGTGCCCGACTTCGCCGGTCTGAGCAACGTGGACTATGTGGCCTACGGTTTCGACATCCCCGCCGACCTCTTGTGGACGCATGTGGTGAAGGGCATCGCGTATCTCGTGCCGATCTTCATCGCGGGATTTTTGTTTTTCCGGACGCGCGAGGTGGCGCGATGA
- a CDS encoding M28 family peptidase, with product MQHTSRRKLMIAGFAAALLALVAVAGVIVGGGSAANAPRRGAARQIPFDGAAAYEYLKQICDLGPRPSGSQGMLAQQALLAKHFQQLGGQVRMQRFRYRHPQTGAPVDMANLIVEWHPERKDRVLLCAHYDTRPFPDRDPVNPQGTFLGANDGASGAALLMQLGKQMAALPGPVGVDFVLFDGEEFVLSDNDPYFVGSEWFARQYVANPPEHRYRAAVLLDMVGDADLQIFQERNSMWWPESRPMVEDIWRTAARLGVREFVAKPKHEVRDDHLKLHHVAKIPACDIIDFDYPYWHTEADAPDRCSADSLAKVGYVIHEWLKTLK from the coding sequence ATGCAGCACACGTCGCGTCGGAAATTGATGATCGCCGGATTCGCGGCGGCGTTATTGGCCCTGGTGGCGGTGGCGGGGGTGATCGTGGGAGGAGGCAGCGCGGCAAATGCTCCGCGCCGTGGCGCCGCGCGACAGATTCCCTTCGACGGCGCCGCCGCCTACGAGTATCTGAAACAGATTTGCGATCTGGGACCGCGTCCGAGTGGATCGCAAGGCATGTTGGCGCAACAGGCCCTGCTGGCCAAGCACTTTCAGCAACTTGGGGGACAGGTGCGGATGCAGCGATTTCGCTATCGGCATCCGCAAACTGGCGCTCCGGTGGACATGGCGAACCTGATTGTTGAATGGCACCCGGAGCGCAAGGATCGGGTGCTCCTGTGCGCTCACTACGACACGCGCCCCTTTCCAGATCGTGACCCAGTCAATCCGCAAGGCACATTCCTTGGCGCCAACGACGGCGCCAGCGGGGCCGCGCTATTGATGCAGCTTGGCAAACAAATGGCGGCGCTGCCGGGACCGGTGGGGGTCGACTTCGTGCTGTTCGACGGTGAAGAATTTGTGCTGAGCGACAACGACCCCTACTTTGTGGGATCGGAGTGGTTCGCGCGGCAGTATGTCGCCAACCCGCCGGAGCATCGTTACCGGGCGGCGGTGCTGCTGGACATGGTGGGGGACGCGGACTTGCAGATATTCCAAGAGCGCAACAGCATGTGGTGGCCCGAGTCGCGCCCGATGGTGGAAGATATTTGGCGCACGGCCGCGCGGCTGGGCGTGCGCGAGTTTGTGGCCAAGCCAAAGCACGAAGTACGCGACGACCACTTGAAGCTGCACCACGTCGCCAAGATTCCGGCCTGCGACATCATCGACTTCGACTATCCCTACTGGCACACCGAGGCCGACGCGCCGGATCGCTGCTCGGCCGACAGCCTGGCCAAGGTGGGCTATGTGATCCACGAGTGGCTCAAGACGTTGAAGTAG
- a CDS encoding glycosyltransferase family 9 protein, with amino-acid sequence MDARIPLDQLNPGRICLIKPSALGDVVQSLPVLAGLRRRWPDAHISWVIHRGLAGILAGHPQIDELIPFDRAARGWQRIGSSWGLARRLRQSRFDLTIDLQGLLRTGLMTLSTGAARRVGFASAREGAAWSYTDRVEVENRLQSAVTRYWLVAQTLGCTEPMPPAARFGLTPALRTWGAEQLAALPRPRLAIHPGAQWATKRWPPEHFAALAERAQREFGAGVLLVGGPGERALADRIAARLRGPFVNLAERTNLLELAAVLAGVDVACSGDTGPMHLAAALGTRVVAVFTCTNPVLAGPYGTGHRVVATHVHCAASYRKTCPTMICMEELTPQRVWPALAATLGEIVARPSVQAG; translated from the coding sequence ATGGACGCGCGCATACCGCTCGATCAACTCAATCCTGGCCGGATTTGCCTCATCAAACCGAGCGCACTGGGGGACGTGGTGCAGTCGCTACCGGTATTGGCTGGGCTGCGGCGGCGCTGGCCCGACGCGCACATCAGTTGGGTGATCCATCGTGGACTGGCTGGCATCCTGGCGGGACACCCACAGATCGACGAGTTGATACCGTTCGATCGCGCGGCGCGCGGCTGGCAGCGCATCGGCAGTAGTTGGGGTTTAGCGCGCCGTCTGCGGCAATCGAGGTTCGACCTGACGATCGATTTGCAGGGGCTCTTGCGCACCGGTCTGATGACCCTTTCGACTGGGGCCGCGCGGCGGGTGGGGTTTGCCAGCGCGCGTGAGGGGGCGGCCTGGTCCTACACCGACCGCGTTGAGGTGGAGAATCGACTGCAATCGGCCGTGACTCGCTATTGGCTTGTGGCACAAACATTGGGATGCACGGAGCCAATGCCGCCGGCGGCGCGGTTTGGTCTGACTCCTGCGCTGCGTACGTGGGGTGCGGAACAACTAGCCGCGCTGCCGCGCCCGCGATTGGCAATTCATCCTGGCGCGCAATGGGCGACCAAGCGCTGGCCACCAGAACACTTTGCCGCGCTGGCCGAGCGGGCGCAGCGCGAATTTGGCGCGGGCGTGCTGTTGGTGGGTGGGCCGGGAGAGCGAGCACTTGCGGATCGCATCGCCGCCCGGTTGCGCGGACCCTTTGTCAATCTGGCGGAGCGGACCAACTTGTTGGAATTGGCGGCGGTGCTCGCTGGCGTTGATGTCGCTTGCTCCGGAGACACCGGTCCCATGCACCTGGCGGCGGCGCTCGGCACGCGGGTGGTGGCGGTGTTCACCTGCACCAACCCGGTGTTGGCGGGCCCCTACGGGACAGGGCATCGTGTGGTGGCGACGCATGTGCATTGCGCTGCCAGCTACCGGAAAACGTGCCCCACGATGATTTGCATGGAGGAATTGACGCCGCAGCGTGTCTGGCCGGCGCTGGCCGCCACGCTGGGCGAAATCGTCGCGCGGCCCTCCGTGCAAGCAGGTTAA
- a CDS encoding peroxiredoxin yields the protein MKNYLLRCCLTLCAALAAAGAPAAELQPGDPAPDFALPGSDGKTHKLSDHLGKEAVVIAWFPKAKTPGCTLECKSMRENGDALRKLEVAYYTASCDKPELNKEFAEQLQVDYPILSDPEKTVAAAYGVSDGKIPFAKRWTIYIGKDGKVLAIDKEVKTKTHGADVAAKLKELGVPEK from the coding sequence ATGAAAAATTACTTGCTTCGTTGCTGTCTGACGTTGTGCGCCGCGCTCGCCGCCGCCGGCGCGCCGGCCGCAGAACTCCAGCCGGGTGATCCGGCGCCCGACTTCGCTTTGCCAGGAAGCGACGGCAAGACGCACAAGCTGAGCGATCATCTCGGCAAGGAGGCGGTGGTCATCGCCTGGTTCCCGAAGGCCAAGACGCCCGGCTGCACCTTGGAATGCAAGTCGATGCGCGAAAATGGCGACGCGCTGCGCAAGTTGGAGGTGGCCTACTACACGGCAAGCTGCGACAAGCCGGAACTGAACAAGGAGTTCGCCGAACAACTCCAGGTCGATTACCCGATCTTGAGCGATCCAGAAAAAACCGTTGCGGCGGCCTACGGCGTGAGCGACGGCAAGATTCCGTTCGCCAAGCGTTGGACGATCTACATTGGCAAGGACGGCAAGGTTTTGGCCATCGACAAGGAAGTGAAGACCAAGACCCACGGCGCCGATGTGGCGGCCAAGCTCAAAGAACTGGGCGTGCCCGAGAAATAG